CTAAATCTGATATAAAAATGGCTGAAGAGGTATTTCACGCTAATGACCCGTTACCCAAATTCCTCTTGAGGTCTCCTGGAAAATATTCCTTCCGCTCTCTGCACAAAATTTTTGACCTTCCCTAAGTCTTGCTCGCTCGATTTTGCAAACTCGGCTCCAGCCTCAAACAGTGCAAATCGCCCTTTCGGGACGCTCACTTCGCCTAAGGGTGGTGACCCAAAAATTCTGTGATGTTCGCTCCAAGGAAATTTTCCAGTCACTTTCCACTCTTTTTCACTTACCACTTGCCACTTCTCACTATCTTTACGCAAAGAGACGGAAGAATATTGTTTCAAGCTTTTCATCCTTCGAACCTCTCAATATTTCTAAAGGTCCTTCAGCAATCAATTGCCCCCGATCTAAAACCCCGACGACATCAGATATCTCCTCCACTACATTGAGCATATGGGTGGATATGAAGACAGTCTTCCCCTCCCTTGCGAGTTTTAAAAATATCTCCTTCACCCTCTTCATTCCTCTCGGGTCAAGACCAACAAGGGGTTCATCCACAACAATTACCGGCGGTGAGGGGAGAAGGGCAATTGCTACTGCAACCCTCTGTTTCATGCCG
The sequence above is a segment of the Pseudomonadota bacterium genome. Coding sequences within it:
- a CDS encoding AAA family ATPase, whose product is GMKQRVAVAIALLPSPPVIVVDEPLVGLDPRGMKRVKEIFLKLAREGKTVFISTHMLNVVEEISDVVGVLDRGQLIAEGPLEILRGSKDEKLETIFFRLFA